From one Macaca nemestrina isolate mMacNem1 chromosome 3, mMacNem.hap1, whole genome shotgun sequence genomic stretch:
- the LOC105486223 gene encoding oligosaccharyltransferase complex subunit OSTC-like isoform X1, whose amino-acid sequence METLFRVPFLVLKCPNLKLKKPPWLHILLAMTMYALVKVSYFLITGGITYDVIVELPSVGSMTDEYGYQRPVAFLAYRVNGQYIMQRLASSFLFTMGSLNFIILDPSNASNIPKLNRFLLLFIGFVCVLLNFFMARVFMRMKLPRSLTLLPRLECSGAISAHCKLRLPGSRHSPASAS is encoded by the exons ATGGAGACTTTGTTCCGTGTCCCATTCTTAGTACTTAAGTGTCCCAACCTGAAGCTGAAGAAGCCGCCCTGGCTGCACATACTATTGGCCATGACTATGTATGCTCTGGTGAAGGTGTCTTACTTCCTCATCACTGGAGGAATAACTTATGATGTTATTGTTGAACTTCCAAGTGTTGGCTCTATGACTGATGAATATGGGTATCAGAGGCCAGTAGCTTTCTTGGCCTACAGAGTAAATGGACAATATATTATGCAAAGACTTGCATCCAGCTTCCTGTTTACAATGGGAAGTTTAAATTTCATAATCCTGGACCCATCAAATGCATCAAATATCCCAAAACTCAATAGATTTCTTCTTCTATTCATTGGATTCGTATGTGTCCTATTAAATTTTTTCATGGCTAGAGTATTCATGAGAATGAAACTGCC acggagtctcacgctgttgcccaggctggagtgcagtggcgcgatctcggctcactgcaagctccgcctcccgggttcccgccattctcctgcctcagcctcctga
- the LOC105486223 gene encoding oligosaccharyltransferase complex subunit OSTC-like isoform X2 yields METLFRVPFLVLKCPNLKLKKPPWLHILLAMTMYALVKVSYFLITGGITYDVIVELPSVGSMTDEYGYQRPVAFLAYRVNGQYIMQRLASSFLFTMGSLNFIILDPSNASNIPKLNRFLLLFIGFVCVLLNFFMARVFMRMKLPGYLMG; encoded by the coding sequence ATGGAGACTTTGTTCCGTGTCCCATTCTTAGTACTTAAGTGTCCCAACCTGAAGCTGAAGAAGCCGCCCTGGCTGCACATACTATTGGCCATGACTATGTATGCTCTGGTGAAGGTGTCTTACTTCCTCATCACTGGAGGAATAACTTATGATGTTATTGTTGAACTTCCAAGTGTTGGCTCTATGACTGATGAATATGGGTATCAGAGGCCAGTAGCTTTCTTGGCCTACAGAGTAAATGGACAATATATTATGCAAAGACTTGCATCCAGCTTCCTGTTTACAATGGGAAGTTTAAATTTCATAATCCTGGACCCATCAAATGCATCAAATATCCCAAAACTCAATAGATTTCTTCTTCTATTCATTGGATTCGTATGTGTCCTATTAAATTTTTTCATGGCTAGAGTATTCATGAGAATGAAACTGCCAGGCTATTTGATGGGTTAG